The Pyrus communis chromosome 9, drPyrComm1.1, whole genome shotgun sequence genome has a segment encoding these proteins:
- the LOC137744736 gene encoding uncharacterized protein: MANPPSSSAAPPLTSSQFTYANASSSSSYFPMPFHLQQPQYPAPYAVAAPPAPSVYPAPAPAPAPVAGVYSLPQQYQQAQQLFQRDAQTITPEALESVKAALANSEIEHKAEAKKKAIPRKAAGQAWEDPTLAEWPENDYRLFCGDLGNEVNDDVLSKAFSRFPSFNMARVVRDKRTGKTKGFGFVSFANPSDLAGALKEMNGKYVGNRPIKLRKSNWRERIDYDALERQKNHTHKKPKPSKKSILHK; this comes from the exons ATGGCGAACCCACCGTCTTCGTCCGCAGCTCCTCCGTTGACCTCTTCCCAATTCACATACGCGAACGCCTCTTCGTCATCGTCCTACTTCCCCATGCCTTTCCACCTCCAGCAACCCCAGTACCCCGCGCCTTACGCCGTTGCAGCGCCACCCGCTCCGTCCGTCTACCCGGCCCCGGCTCCGGCTCCGGCTCCGGTCGCCGGTGTCTACTCTCTTCCTCAGCAGTATCAGCAG GCTCAGCAGTTGTTTCAAAGGGATGCGCAGACGATTACACCTGAGGCTCTCGAGAGTGTGAAGGCTGCTCTTGCAAACAGCGAAATTGAGCACAAAGCGGAAGCTAAGAAGAAAGCTATCCCTCGTAAAGCTGCCGGGCAGGCTTGGGAGGACCCAACTCTTGCAGAATGGCCAGAAA ATGATTATCGACTTTTTTGTGGCGATCTTGGTAATGAGGTGAATGATGATGttctttcaaaagcattttcacGATTTCCATCCTTTAACATGGCAAGA GTTGTCAGAGATAAGAGGACTGGAAAAACCAAGGGCTTTGGATTTGTTAGCTTTGCCAACCCATCTGACCTGGCCGGAGCACTAAAGGAAATGAATG GTAAGTATGTGGGCAATCGGCCAATCAAACTACGCAAGAGTAACTGGAGGGAGAGGATAGACTATGACGCACTAGAAAGACAAAAG AACCACACTCACAAGAAACCAAAGCCTTCGAAGAAGAGTATATTGCACAAGTGA